CGGGCACACCGTACATACTCGCGAGTGTTTACCGTACAGCGTGCCAGTCATCGCCGCGCCCGGTCGCACCGGGACGCCGGAGCCGGGGACGGCCGGGGAGCGTGTCGATGATCTGGCGGTACGTACGCGGTCGCGTGCGCGACGCCGTCACCGCGGCCCTGGCGTCGGCCGGCGCGTGGGCGTCCGCAGCCGCCGTTCGGTACGGTGACGGCGGGGACGCGGACCCGTCGGCCGACGCGCTGGCGGTCGCACGCGAGGTAGCGGTCGACGGCGCGACCGAGGGTGTGATCGTCGTCGATGACGACGGCGTCGTGCTCGAGTGTAACGGAACCGCGGCCGACGCGATGGGGATCGATCCGGAACTCGCCGTCGGCGAGCCGATCGCGACGCTCGACCCGGAGATAGCCGCCCGGATCGGCGAGGCGGTCGACGCCGCCGGCGACGAACCGTTCGTGGACGGCGACGAACCGGTCGCAGACGAGGACGAGCAGGTCGCAGACGAGGACGAGCAGGTCGCGGCCGACACGGGCACGGCCACGGACGTGGACGCCACCGGGACGCCGCGTCTCACTCGGATGACCGACGAGGGGAAACGCCACTACGAGCTTCGCGTCTCCCGGTTCGACCGCACCGAACTCGCGGGGCTGGTGCTCACCTTCCGCGACGTGACCGACGAACACCGGCTTCGCCGGCGGGTTGGGGTGTTGAACCGACTTCTCCGCCACGACCTCCGGAACGAGATGAACGTCGTCCTGGGGTACACCGAACTGATCGAGGACCGCCTCCGACGGGAGGCAGCCGGGAGCGACGCGCCCGAGGACGCCCCCGACGACGAGGCGGCGACCGCGCTCGAGCGGGTCACCGGCGCCGCGGAGACGATGCTCGACCGCGCCCAGACCGTTCGCCACGTCGAGGCGACGCTGGACGCGGACGTGTCCGCCCGATCGCGACTCGACGTGGCCGGGCTGGTGCGCGCGCAGGTCGACGGGCTCGCCATGGAGTACCCGTCCGCGGACCCGCAGGTAACCGTCGACGCCCCCGAGTCGGCGTGGATCACCGCGACCGGACTGATCGACACCGTGTTCGTGAACCTCCTCGAGAACGCGATCGAACACAGTCACCGCGAGCGGCCGGCCATCGAGGTGACCGTCACGGAGTCCGGCGAGTACGTCGCCGTGACCGTCGCCGACGACGGTCCGGGGATCCCCAGTCAGGAGCTTCGGACGTTCCAGACCGAGGCCGAGACGGCCGTCACCCACTCGTCGGGACTGGGGCTGTGGCTCGTCGTATGGGTCACCGAGGAATCGGGGGGACGGGTCTCCTTCGACATCGACGAGACGGGCACCGCGGTCACGGTGGAGTTCCCCGCCGCCGATCCGCCGGAGTAGACGAGCCGGAGCCCGAAACCGTTCCGCGGTCGCCCCGACGACCGACGAACGGCGAGACCGGTCCGCGCGGCGTTCACCGAACGAGGTACGGGTCCGAGCCGGCGATGAACCGCCCGAGGTCCGATTCGCGCCGGTAATCCGTCGCCCGGAGCGTCGCGAGCGACTCGACCAGCCGGTCGGCGTCGCCGGGGGCGGTGGCGTTGCCGGGAGCGGTCGCGTCGCCGCCGTCGGTCGCGCCGGCCGCCCGGGTCGACTCGGCGGCCTCGCCGGCGCCGGGCGTCCACTCGGCGGGCTCCTTGACCGGGAGGACGAGCCAGCCGGAGCCGCGGATCTCGCGGCCGTGGAGGTCGTCCATCCGGATCGGGGTCTTGTGGGCCTGTGCTGTGTACTGCTCCAGCACGTGTCGGGTCGCGCGCTCGCCTACCGGAAGCAGGACGTGGGCGGCGATGGCGCGAAGCTCGGCGTCGAAGAACCGCTCCATGTCGTCGTACGACGCCGGCGTCGGAGAGCCGTCGGGGCCGAGCCGGTCGCCGGTCGCCTCGCACATGTGGAGATACGAGAGGTACGTCGAGTCGACGACCGGGGCGTCGCCCGCCGACTCCAACAGCCCGGCGCGGACCAGCGCGTCGAGGAACCGCTCGCCGGCGGGCGAGCCGGTGAACGGGACGCCCGTGTCGAGGCCGCCGTGAACGCCGGGATGGTCGCCGACGACGTGGAAGTCGGCGTTCGCGTCGCCGTACCCGGGGACGAACCGCTCGCAGCCCGGGTCCATCCCGAAGGGGTTCGAGACGCGGTCGGTGACGTTCTTCACGGACACTCGTTGGCCGTCTGAGCCACATGGCGCTTCCGGTTCGCGCGCTCGGCCGCGGGGCTGCCCGGGCAGGCAGCCGAAACGGATACGTCGCGCGAGCGGTATGATACCATATGACAATTCGACGCGCGACCGTCGGCGACGCGGACGCCGTCCGGCGGATCGCCGGCGACTCGTGGGAGACGGACTACCCGTCGATCCTCAGCAGGGAGAGCGCCGAGTCCGGGGTCGAGGAGTGGTACGATCCCGCCCGCGTCCGGGGAGCGGTCGAGGCCGACGACGAGCTGCTGTACGTGGCCGAGCGCGGCGAGGACACCACTGCCGACGCCGCCGACGCCGCCGACGCCGAGGAAATCGTCGGGTTCGCCCACGGCGTCGTCGACGGGAACGCCGGCGCCGGTCACGTCCTCCGGCTGTACGTCCACCCGGACGCCCGTGGCGAGGGACGGGGGCGTCGGCTGCTGGAACGGGTCCGCGACGACCTGTTCGACCGCGGCGTCGACCGGATTCACGCGACGGTGCTGAGGGAGAACGACCCCGGAAACGAGTTCTACCGATCGTTCGGCTTCGAACGGACGGGGGAGGCGGAGACGACGATCGGCGGCGAGGCGTATCCGGAGACGAACTACACGCTGCGACGAACGCGGTGACCTCCTCGGGGGGTCCCACCGAATCAGAGTTCGACGCCGGACGGGATCAGGCTCTCGTGGCGAAGCAGGTTCCCCTCGGCGTCGTACACGAGGAACGTCTCCTTCTCGTAGGTGACGAGGGGGTCGCCGTCGACGTCGATCTCGACGCGGTAGCGGCCGTCGCCGTCGCTGGCGCGGCCGTACTCGCGGGCCGCGCGGATGAACCGGAGCACGTCGTCGGCGGACTCGTTGAGTTCGAGAACGAAATCGCCGGTGTGGCGGTTCGTCACCCCGACGACGCCCGTCGCCTCGGAGTCACGTTCGTGGTCGGACTGGAGCCGGAACGCCACGTCGGTCTCCCCGGCGTCGAGCAGCTCGCCGTCGGTCCCGGTGAGGCGCTCCCGGAGGAGGTCCTCCTGGCCGTGAAAGTCGATATATACGTGGGGCTTGGCGGGATCAGCGTCGGTCTCGACCCAGTCGATGTGCTCCACAGTCAACTCGAAGTAGTCGCGCCTCATTCCGTGAACGGTCGTACGGGATCGGTGTGTAAGTACGTAACGCCCCGGGAACGTACGACGGTCGCGGGCCCCCGTCCGCGCGGTCGACGGTCCAATCGATTTATTTCGACGGAGAGTACTCCGGGGAACATGGTCTGGGTCCGTTCGGAGTACGCGGGGGAGCTGGCCGTCCTCTCGACGTGGGTCGCGGCGCTGCTCCCGTGGAACGTGTTCTACGGCGCCGTCGCCGGCGGGTCGGTGCTGTTCGTCCGCTTCCCGCTGTTTCAGATCCGCTACGCGTTCGGCCTCCCGTTCGTCCGCGCGACGAGCGTCTCCTCGCCGGTGTCGGCGTTCCTCCTCCAGTCGGGCACCTCCGTGCAGGTGGCCTACGGGCTCTGGCTCGTCGGCGCGGTCGCGTACCTCGTCGCGTTCGTGATCTCCGTGTACTACTACCGCGAGGAGGAGCGCGCCGAGTCGTGGGCCGTCGACCCGGTCGACGTGCTGGGCGGCCTGCTCGTCGCCTCGGCCGTGCTGTTCCTCGTCGCCTCGATGTTGCTTCCGGAGCGCTTCTTCGGTCTCGGCCTCGGCGTCGGCGGCGGGATCCCCGGCGTGTCGATCCCGGTTGGCGCCGTGCTCCAGCTCGTGCTCGGCGGCGTGCTCCTGCGGGCGGAGCGAGTGAGCTGAGGAACGCGACGGTCGGACCGGGAACCGCGACGACGAGTCCCGTTCGTCGGGGCGGACCGCGACGGTATCAGATCTGTGACCGCCGGTGGTGAAGTTAAGTACCGGACTTCCCTACGACAACCAGTAACCGATGTCGGGGGACGCCGCTGACGCCACGGCCGAGGACAGCCCCCTGTCGACGCTCAGGCGGCGCCTCGAACGGACGATCGAGGTGCTCAGGGGCGCCGACCTCGACGTTCGGCCGTTCCTCCCCGGCGAGGACGGCCCGCTGGCGTCGTTCGACCCGCCCCCCGACCACGAGGAGGTCGACCGCTACTGGGTGAACGCCCCGTACGCGTACGTCGTCGTCACCTACGACACCGAGGACGACAACCACGTCTACCACGTCGTCGAGCCCGAACTCGACAACTTCGAGCTCGAGTTGCTCCAGCGCGTCGTCGACGACATCCGCGACCCGCTGTTGTTCCGCGACGACCCGAACGAGGCCGACGACGAGACGCTTCGCGACGAGCTTGCGGCGCTGTTGGAACAGTACGGCGTCGACGCGTCGATGTCGACGTTTCACGCGCTGTCGTACTACCTCCGTCGCGACTTCCGCGGGTACGGGAAGGTCGACGCGCTCCTGTCGGACCGACACATCGAGGACATCTCCTGTGACGGCTACGACCTCCCGATCTTCGTCTATCACGACGAGTACAGCGATATCGAGACGAACGTCGTCTTCGGCCCCGACGAGCTGGACAACTACGTCATCCGCCTGGCCCAGCGGTCGGGGCGACACATCTCCGTCGGCGACCCCATCGTCGAGACGACGCTCCCGGACGGCTCGCGCGCCGAGTTGGCGCTCGGCGAGGAGGTCACCCCGCGCGGGTCGGCGTTCACCATCCGCCAGTACGCCGAGGAGCCGTTCACGCCGATCGACCTCATCGAGTACGGCACCTTCTCGATCGAGCAGATGGCCTACTTCTGGCTGTGCATCGAGCACAACAAGAGCCTCATCTTCGCCGGCGGCACCGCCTCCGGGAAGACCACCTCGATGAACGCGGTGTCGATGTTCATCCCGCCGCGCTCGAAGGTGCTCACCATCGAGGACACCCGGGAGCTGTCGCTGTATCACGACAACTGGCTCTCGTCGGTCACCCGCGAGCGGATGGGCGAGGGCGAGGACATCGACATGTACGACCTCCTGCGCTCGGCGCTGCGACACCGCCCCGAGTACATCATCGTCGGCGAGGTGCGCGGCGAGGAGGCGCTCACGCTGTTCCAGGCGATGAACACCGGCCACACCACGTTCTCGACGATGCACGCCGACTCCATCGAGACGGTGATCAACCGCCTGGAGAACGAGCCGATCAACGTCCCCCGGGCGATGGTTCGGTCGCTGGACCTGCTGTCGGTGCAGACGCTCGCCCGGTTCGAGGGCGGGAGGGTGCGCCGCGCGAAGACCGTCGGCGAGATCGGGGGGATCGACCAGCGGACCGGCGAGCTGGACTACTCGTCGGTGTTCGAGTGGGAGGCGGGGTCGGACAGCTTCGCCAGCCGGGACTCCTCGCTGCTCGATGAGATCCAATCGGAACGGGGGTGGAGCCGGGCGGAGCTGCTGTCGGAGCTTCGCGACCGCAGACGGTTCCTCGAACACCTCCACGACCGCGGCGTCACCGACTACCGGCGGTTCACTGCGCTCGTCAACGAGTACTACGCCGACCCCGACCGCGTGATGGCCCGGATCGAGGAGGCCGAGGACGGCACGGACGGCGAGGCGCTCGGATCGGACACGGCGGATCCGGCTGACCCCGGCCCAACCGGCCGAACCGCGGACGACGACCGAACCGTTGGCCCCGCCGGCGACGACCCGACGGATCGGGATCGGTCGGCGGATCGGAACGACTCGACGGACCCGGGAGGCTCGCCGGACCCGGACGACTCGCCGGAACTGGACGATTCGACGAACCCGAACGGTTCGACGGGTTCGGTTGGGTCGGACACCGGCGGCGGGGACTGACGGATGGTGTTGTCGTTCCTGCCGCTGGTCGGGGCGCTGCTCCTCCTGGCACCCGTCGCCGCGGCGTCGGTGAGCCCGGGGGCGAACCTCGCGGTGACCCGGGTCGCGGTTCACGCCTTCGGCGACTACGTCGGCGTCGACCGGCCCCGGAAGCACCGCCAACGCGACCGCCTTCGGGCGGCACACGTCGGCGTCACACACCGGCTGTACGCCTCGAAGACGCTGCTGTACACCGCTGTCGCCGGCGTCTCGGGGAGCGTCCTCGGCGTGTACGTCGCCGCGGCGACGCTGGCGCTCCTGCGGATCGGCGGGGAGGCGATCCGGGCGGCGCTGCCCGCGCCGCTGGGCTTTCTCGCGGACTTGACCCGGATCGGGCAGCTCACGGTCACGGAGCTGTTCCCCCTCCTCTTGCTCTCCTCGGCGACCGTGGGCGTCGGGTCGGCCGTCGGCGTGTACCTCCTCCGATGGGAGATCCTCGACCAGCGGGCCCACGCGAGGGCGACACAGATCGAGGCGACGCTCCCCCGGACGGTCGCGTTCGTGTACGCGCTGTCGCGCTCGGGGATGGCGCTGCCGGCGGTGTTGGAGACGCTGTCGCGAAACGAGGACGTGTACGGCGAGGCCGCCCGCGAGCTGGGCGTCGCCGTCCGCGACATGAACACGTTCGGAACGGACGTCCTCACCGCGCTCGAACGCATGGCCGAGCGAACGCCCTCCCAGAACATGGCCGAGTTCGGCGAGAACCTCGCGTCCGTGCTCGGCAGCGGTCGGGAGCTGTCGGCGTTCCTGCACGACCAGTACGAGCGATACCAGGAGGAGGCGGAGTCCCAACAGGAGCAGTATCTCGAACTCGTCTCGACGTTCGCGGAGGCGTACGTGACGGTGCTCGTCGCCGGCCCGCTGTTCTTCATCACGATCCTGGTCGTGATCGGGATCGTCCTCTCGGACACCCTTCCGCTGTTGCGAGCGGTGGTCTACCTCGCGATCCCGCTGGCGAGCTTCGGCTTCGTCGTCTACATCGACTCGATCACTCGGTCGACGGGCGACGCGATCGCGGCTGAACAGCCGGTGGGAGACGCGCGTGTTCGCGCGGTTGCGGGGCCGAACGTCGCCGGGGTCGGCGGCGCCTCGGACGCTCGGGCGGACGGCGGCGCGACGGGGGTCGATCACGGCGGCGCCGAGCGAGGGGATCGGTGGGCGGCGAGCAGGGAGCGGCTGGCTGCGTACGACCGGATCGAGGCCGTGCTCGACGCCGCACGGCGCCCGATAGGGATCCTGCTGGAACGGCCGGTGCTGACCGCCCTCCTCACGGTTCCGGTCGGCCTGTGGTGGGTGTGGATGCGGACGCCGTCGTTCCGGTCCACGCCGGCGGCGTTCGCCGGGGCCGTCGACTCGCCGGTGATCGAGGCGGCGCTGCTGGTGCTCGCCGCCTACGGTCTCGCCTACGAAATCGAGAAGCGACGGATCCGGGCGATCGAACGCGCGGTTCCCGACTTCCTCGATCGGATGGCGAGCGTCAACGACGCCGGCGTGAGTGTCATCGAGAGCCTCCGTCGGCTTACGCGGTCCGACCTCGAACGGCTCACGCCGGAGATACGGCGGACGTGGCGGGACGTACAGTGGGGTGCGACGGTGACGACGGCGCTCGATCGGTTCCGCCGGCGGGTTCGCTCGCCGATGGTGTCGCGGGCGATCGCGCTCGTCACGAACGCCGTCGACGCGAGCGGCGACGTGGCGCCGGTACTCGAGATCGCCGCCGACGAGGCGCGCTCGACGCGGCGGCTCCGCAGGGAGCGACGACAGGTCATGGTGACGTACCTGCTCGTGATCTACGTCTCGTTCGCGGTGTTTCTCGGCATCATCGGGGCGCTGACGGTGGCGTTCATCCCGGCCGTCGAGGGGGCGCAGCTGTCGTCCCCCGGCGGCGTCTCCGGCGTTTCGACCGGCGTGTTCGAGGGTATCGGGGGCGTCGACACCGACAGCTACGTCCTGATCTTCTATCACGCCTCGGCGATCCAGGCGGTCGCGTCGGGACTCATCGCCGGACAGTTGGGCGAGGGGAACGTCAGCGACGGCGTGAAACATGCCACTGTCATGCTCCTGCTCGCGTACCTCACGTTCGTGATCGTCGGATGACCCAGGATCCTGCGGACGCTCCCGAAGCCGACGGCGTCGACGCTGCCGACTCGTTACGGTCGCCGCCGGCGGCCGCGTCGACGTACGACCGGATCGCGACCCACTTCTCGAAGACGCGCGAGCACGCCTGGCCGGAGGTGGAGTCGTTCCTCGACGGCCGCTCCGGAGCGGTCGGGCTCGATGTCGGCTGCGGAAACGGGCGCCACTGCGAACCGCTCGCGGACCGTGTCGACCGGGTCGTCGGCGTTGACGTGAGCCGGGGGGTGTTGCTCGAAGCGCGAACACGAGCCCGCGAGCGCGGGTACGGCTCGGACGTGTCGTTCGTCAGCGGCGACGCCGCCGCGCTTCCCGTCGCCGACAGTCGCGTCGATCTGGCGGTGTACGTCGCCGCGCTCCATCACCTCCGGACGCGCGAGCGACGGGTCGCCTCGCTGTCGGAGCTCGCCCGGACGCTCGCGCCGGGCGGTCGGGCGCTGGTGAGCGCGTGGAGCACCGCGCACGACCGCTTCGACGCCGACGCTGACGCCGAGGCGGGGTTCGACACGACGATCGACTGGACCCTTCCGGGCGGGAAGACGGTGCCGCGCTTCTATCACATCTACGCGCCGCGGGAGTTCGACGCGGATCTGACCGCGAGCGACCTTCGGGTCGTCAGGTCGGTCGTCTCCAGCGGCAACTGCTATGCGGTCGTCGCGCCGGAGTGAACTGCCGAGCCGCAGTCCGTGGAACCGGCCGGCGAGCGGTGTCTGCGTGTATGTGAACGCCTGCCGGGTGGATACGACGGCCGCACGACCGGACGCGTTTTTATACGGGGGCCGACCCAACGTCGAGACAGATGATCAGCGACGACGAGTTCGACTTCGACGTGACGGTTGTCGGCGGCGGTCCGGCGGGGCTGACGAGCGCGCTGTACGCGACCCGGCTCGGTCTCGACACGCTCGTCGTGAACCGCGGCGGCGGCCGCGCGGCGATGATGCGAGACACCCACAACGTCATCGGGGTCACCGAGGAGACCTCGGGCAACGAGTTCCTCAAGACCGCCCAGGAGCAGGTCAAAAGCTACGGCGGGGAGTACCGTCGCGGGTTCGTGGAGCACGTCGAGGCGATCGGTGGAGGCGGCGGGGACAGCGACAGCAGAGGCAGTGGGGACGACGGCGACGTAGACGAGGGGGACGACGGCGCCCCCGACGGATTCCGCGTCGACACCGGCGACGAAGAGCTGACGACGCGCCGCGTCGTGCTCGCGACCGGGTTCTCCGACGAGCGCCCCGACCCGCCGCTGCCCCGCACCGGCATGGGGCTGCACTACTGCCTCCACTGTGACGCGTACATGTTCGTCGACGAGTCCGTGTACGTGATGGGGACGGGCGATTCCGCCGCGTACGTCGCGATGATCATGCTCAACTTCACAGACGAGGTGGACGTCCTCCTGCGCGGCGAGGAGCCCGAGTGGTCCGACGACACCGCGGAGATGTTGGAGAACCACCCGGTCGACGTGGTCCGAGAGGAGATCGCCGGGATGAACAAGGACGACGACGGCTGGCTGGAGAGCTTCGAGTTCGAGGACGGGACGGTCCGCGAGTACAAGGGTGGCTTCCCGATGTACGGCTCGGACTACCACGCCGAACTCGCCGACGCGCTCGGGTTGGAGCGGGAGGACTCGGGGGAGGTCGCCGTCGACGACCACGGGCGGACCTCCCTCGAGGGCGTGTACGCCGTCGGCGACCTCACGCCCGGTCACAACCAGATCCCCGTCGCGATGGGCGAGGGCGCCAAGTGCGGCATCGCGATCCACATGGACCTGCGGGCGTTCCCGCGGTCGACCGACGACATCGCCGACCTCGGCCCCGTCGACGAGAGCGAGGTGCCGGCCATCTCGCCCGAACTCATGGCGACCGCCGTCGCCCACGAGGGACACGCCGGCGGCCCGCGACCAGACGCCGATGAGGTCGAGGGCGAGGCGACGGCCGACGACTGATCCGGGACGGCGACAGGCCGACGGAAACGGCAAACCCCTTATTCTTGGACCGGAAACTGTGAGATAGCTCCCGCGCGCCGGTGGTGAGCAAACCCGAAGGGTTTGCGAGGTACGGCGCACGAGCGAGCGAAGCGAGCGATGTGCGCCGGTGGTCTAGCTGGTATGACTTTGGCCTTCCAAGCCAACGACCCGGGTTCAAATCCCGGCCGGCGCATTTTCTGCCGAACGAAGTGAGGTGAAAATCGCTTCAGAGGGATTTGCTACCCTGCAAGTCGCAGCGCGCGAACGGAGTGAGCGCGACCGTCTTGCTCTGGTTCAAATCCCGGCCGGTGCAGTACTGTCTCGAACGAAGTGAGAGACGTACTCGCCTTCGAGGGATTTAAACTAGACCGGACGCGCGCAGCGGAGTGAGCACGTCCGGGCGTGGTTCAAATCCCGGCCGGCGCAGTTCTTGCGGGTTCCACGTCGCCAGCGGCGCCGACGGGATCAGTCGTCCGCGGGGTCCGCGTCCAGTTCCTCCAGCGCCGCCTCCCGCGCCGACGCCCGGCGGAACACGACCCAGAAGACGCCGGAGGCGACGACGATGAACCCCGCGGCGGTGTAGAAGGCGGCGCTCGTGGAGACGTACTGCTTGATGGCCCCGATGCCGACCGGCCCCGCTACCTGCCCGACCTTCCAGGAGATCGAGCGGAGGCTCATCGCTGAGGCGACGGAGTCGTAGCGCTCGCCCTCCTCGACGAACAGCGACATCGACGCCGGCAGGCGGATCGAGTCGGCGACACCGAGGACCATGTACGCCCCGAAGAGGCTGAAGAACGCGCCGCCGAGCACCTGCTCGCCCCCGAAGGCGACGAATCGAACCGGGTCGACCGTCCCCTCGAAGTAGTAGCTCAGGGGAATGAGCGCCGTGCCGATCCCGTACAGGAACGCGCCGGCGACGACGAAGTACTCCTTGTTGCCGACGCGGTCGGAGAGATCGCCGACGTACCCCTGGGTGATCGACTTCGTGAGCTTCCCGCCCGCGAGGATCCAGCCGATGGCGAACGCGGTCGTGCCGAACTCGGTGCGCGCGAGGATGGGCAGGAAGATGATGACGGCCATCTTGCCGACCGAGAACGCGAGCCGGAAGACGACGAGCGCGCGGATCATCGGGAGGTCGAGCAGCGCCTTCAGCGTCGCGACGCCGCCGCCGGCGTCGTTCTCGGTGCCGCCGCCGGGATCGTCGCGGAGGTTGAGGAACACGAGGACGAACGCGAGGATCGTGACCGCGGTGAGGACGACGTAGGTGAAGGTGTACCCCTCCGCGAACAGGAGGTAGCCGCCGACCACGTCGCCCGCGAGGCTGGAGAACGCCGCGACCTGGTTGTACGAACCGAGCCAGCGGCCGTTCTGGTCGTCCGGCGCGATGTGCCCGACGACGGTCGAGCCCGTGATCCAGAGGACGGACGCGCCGACGCCCTGCAACACCCGGACGAGGATGACGTGCGTCGCGCTCTCGACGAGCATGAATCCGAAGAAGACGACCACGTTGATCGCGAGCCCCAGCAGGAGCCAGTGTTTCGCGTTGCTCGTGTCGACCTTCCGGCCGAGCGGGAGGACGATGAGCAACTGGACGACGGCGAAGGCGGTGCCGAACAGTCCCTCGACCGTGCCGGTCGTCCCGAAGTCCTCGGCGTACAGCGCCAGCGCGATGAGCAGCGTCGAGTACGCCTGACTGCGCGCGAACGCCGTGCCGGCCAGCGCCGAGAACTCCTTGTCGCGCAACAGCGCGACGGAGTTGCCGAACTGCACCACTGTTACGTTCCGAAACACACAGGGTGCGCTTAAATTCCATCATCGCGGCCGGATACGGGGTGGATTCTCACGGTGTACGTTCATCGCAGTCCCCGGATCGCCCCGGCGTCGACGCCGCTACAGCTCGATCCGTTCGACGAGCTGGTCGTCGCTTTTGGTGTTGATCGCGACGATGCGGACGAGGTCCTCGATGAGCGAGTCGCGAAGCTTCGCTTTGAGGAGGTTGTCGACCTGATAGACGCCCGCGGCGTTCACCATCTCGATCTCGACGAGCACTGGCATCGCGTCGCCGTCGTGGCCGTCGGCCTCGCTGCCGGGCTTGAGGTCGACGTTGCTGATGGCCTGCGAGGAGAGCGTGTTGATCCCGCGACCGCCCTTCTCGTAGGGGATCCGGGAGCGACCCCGCTCCATGTCGAGCGCGTCGGCGACGCGGATGACGCCCGCCTCGCGGGTGAGCGGCGTCTCCTCGGTGTGGTGACAGAGGATGGCGTGGAGCACCTCCGCTTTCACGCGGACGGCCTCCTCGGTTCCGTAGTAGTCGAACTGCGGGAGGAACCGATCCAGCAGGTCGGCCGCCAGCGGGATCGAGTAGTAGGCGTGGTCGTCGCGGTGGACGACGTGCCCGATGTCGTGGATCGTTGCCGCGAGCGCGACGATCACCGCCTCGTCGGCCTCGTCGAGCCCCTGCTCGCTCGCGCCGTTGAACGCGACGCCGCCGCGCTTCAGCAGGTCGTACAGTCGCAACGCCCGGTTGCGAACGATCTCGATGTGCTTGGCGCCGTGGTCGTTGTATCCCTTGCGCGTGACGGCGTTGACGTTCTGCGCGCGGAGGTACGTCCGGATCTCGGGGTCGGACTCGATGGCCGCCAACACCTCGTTCACGCGCTCGTCGGGGAACGCGTGCTCGGCGTCGGGGTCGTACTGCCGAACGCTCATCTTGTTCGGGTCGTCGATCCGATCGTCGTCCGGAGACGTCCCCGTCGAACCGGCGTTGTCGCTCATACTACGGCGGACGGGGGGCGCCCGCAAAAGGGCTCGGCCTCTCCCGTAGTTCGTCTCCGCGACCCTCCGCTATCGACGCGCTGGAGGTTCCGTCGGCGTGGATCGATGCTCGGAAATCGTCTTCCGGCCCCCGTTTCGGCCGGATCTGTCGAAACAATTACTTACGAATGCTGTGATGCGCTCGGCATGGCGCCCGATCCGACCGACGGAGCGGAACGTTCTCAGGAGGGATCGACCGATGACAGTCCCGGTGACGGTGTGGAACAGTCCGGGAGAGACCCGACCGGCGGCGGCTCCGTCGAAGGCGTCGAACAGGCCACGGAGGAGCTGAACGACGACGACCCCGGCGACACGGACCCTCGCGAGAAGGGACCCAACGACATGTACTGTTCCTCCTGTGGCGCGGTCATCAAGAAGAACGCCGAGCTCTGCCCCGAGTGTGGGGTTGCGACGGGCAACACCGGGGTCACCGGCTCGCGTTCGACGGGGACCGCGGCTTCAGGAACTGCGGCGGGCGGCTCGTCGACGGGGAAGAACACGTTCCTCGTGGGCGGTGCGGTCTCCGGCCTGATCGCGTTCGTCCTGCTCCCGATCGTGTTCGGCCCGCTCTCGATCTACTGCGGCTACCGAGTGTACAGGGACTTCGACGAAGTGCAGGGGATCGCGGTGGCCGCCTGGGGCGGTCTCGCCCTCGTCGTCGGGATGGTCTTCGGCGCGATGATGTTCCTGTAGGTCCGTCGACGTGACGGCGAGGGCCGGCGCAGGAACACGCCCCGGCGCGCGCCGCGCCGGTCGCAGTAGATCTACGGACGGATCCGTACCATCTACGCTCAACATCCCCTCCGACTGTACGCCGGTCGGGTTTCGACTGCCGATCACGGGTTCGCCGAGGAGGGGACATCGGATCGACACCGTCCCTCCGTCAAACGGGGATATTCCGGTTGCTCCGTGCAAGAAC
This genomic stretch from Halobaculum roseum harbors:
- a CDS encoding zinc-ribbon domain-containing protein — its product is MEQSGRDPTGGGSVEGVEQATEELNDDDPGDTDPREKGPNDMYCSSCGAVIKKNAELCPECGVATGNTGVTGSRSTGTAASGTAAGGSSTGKNTFLVGGAVSGLIAFVLLPIVFGPLSIYCGYRVYRDFDEVQGIAVAAWGGLALVVGMVFGAMMFL